The following proteins are co-located in the Spirosoma montaniterrae genome:
- the rfaD gene encoding ADP-glyceromanno-heptose 6-epimerase translates to MIIVTGAAGFIGSCLISKLNQENFNFIIAVDDFSHPEKEANLAHKRIQERVDRTDFFRWLDANYQEVEFIFHIGARTDTTEFDREIFDQLNVDYSKQIWERCIDYQIPLVYASSAATYGLGELGYDDNESLIPQLKPLNPYGDSKNEFDSWALEQERKPFFWAGLKFFNVYGPNEYHKGRMASVIFHAHRQICQSGEMKLFRSHNPDYADGEQMRDFVYVKDVVEVCSFLMHHRRNSGIYNLGSGKARTFRDLAENTFRALGLEPTISYIDTPADIRDKYQYFTQANMAKLRSIGYDRPFHTLEEGITDYVQNYLQGKNYF, encoded by the coding sequence ATGATTATCGTTACGGGGGCCGCCGGCTTTATTGGAAGCTGTTTGATTAGTAAACTTAATCAGGAAAATTTCAATTTCATCATCGCTGTCGATGATTTTTCGCACCCCGAAAAAGAAGCCAATCTGGCTCATAAACGCATTCAGGAACGAGTAGATCGAACTGATTTTTTTCGCTGGCTCGATGCCAATTACCAGGAAGTTGAATTCATTTTTCACATTGGTGCCCGTACCGATACGACCGAGTTCGACCGCGAAATTTTCGACCAGTTAAATGTCGACTACTCCAAACAGATTTGGGAACGCTGTATCGATTACCAGATTCCGTTAGTGTATGCTTCCTCAGCAGCTACGTATGGCTTAGGCGAACTCGGCTACGACGATAACGAGTCGCTGATTCCGCAGCTTAAACCGCTCAACCCCTACGGCGATTCTAAAAATGAATTTGATAGTTGGGCCTTAGAACAGGAACGTAAACCGTTTTTCTGGGCTGGATTGAAATTCTTTAACGTGTATGGCCCCAACGAGTACCACAAGGGGCGAATGGCATCGGTAATCTTCCATGCACACCGGCAAATTTGCCAGTCAGGCGAAATGAAATTATTCCGGTCGCACAATCCCGACTATGCAGATGGCGAACAAATGCGCGATTTTGTCTATGTGAAAGATGTCGTAGAAGTCTGCTCGTTTCTGATGCATCACCGGCGCAACTCCGGTATTTATAATCTCGGCAGTGGCAAAGCCCGCACCTTCCGCGACCTGGCCGAAAATACGTTCCGCGCCCTCGGTCTCGAACCCACTATTTCTTACATCGACACGCCCGCCGACATCCGCGATAAGTACCAATACTTTACGCAGGCGAATATGGCAAAACTCCGGTCAATCGGTTACGACCGCCCGTTTCATACGCTCGAAGAAGGCATTACCGATTACGTACAGAATTATTTGCAGGGGAAAAACTATTTCTGA
- a CDS encoding 6-pyruvoyl trahydropterin synthase family protein — MVYINRIEHFNAAHRLYNPAWSDERNREVFGPCANMNWHGHNFELIVTVKGQPNPDTGFVIDLKVLGDIIRREVIEKVDHKNLNLDVDFMQGKMASCEIFVMEIWKILDRALAEVSEAHGPTVGLHQLRLYETPKNFVDYFGE; from the coding sequence ATGGTATACATTAATCGAATCGAACATTTCAATGCGGCTCACCGGCTCTATAACCCAGCCTGGTCGGACGAGCGCAACCGCGAGGTCTTCGGCCCCTGCGCCAATATGAACTGGCACGGCCATAATTTTGAATTAATAGTCACGGTTAAAGGCCAGCCCAATCCTGATACGGGCTTCGTGATTGACCTTAAGGTGCTGGGCGACATTATCAGGCGCGAAGTAATCGAAAAAGTCGATCACAAAAACCTGAACCTCGACGTCGATTTCATGCAGGGGAAAATGGCGAGCTGCGAAATCTTTGTAATGGAAATCTGGAAAATTCTCGACCGCGCCCTGGCTGAAGTATCAGAAGCACATGGCCCGACGGTCGGGCTGCATCAACTGCGTCTGTACGAAACGCCCAAAAATTTCGTAGATTATTTCGGAGAGTAA
- a CDS encoding porin family protein, whose protein sequence is MKTPYFLATLISLTTSFSLAQTRPVTPPSSTTQPTSTNRQQELYDQYHGITKKPAAPATPVQQPTRQPSRPAEPPKPQPVEDMASRQPQAAPRSSDGSASGVRIGVRGGVTYQIFTETVTGIEPGVGFVGGLVLNFGAGTFSFQPEINYTRYAATVKIPDIFTGQVITTKNAADVVEIPLLLKIASGTANSTRFFVNVGPYASYLLNTSVDGKNQSLDGREGRFSFGAALGVGTALKTGPGHLTVEVRGLYPLGNSDGGFSTDSRVIPVQATLGYVFPLGGR, encoded by the coding sequence ATGAAAACACCCTATTTTCTCGCGACACTAATCTCTTTAACAACCAGTTTTTCACTTGCCCAAACCCGCCCCGTTACACCGCCTTCATCAACAACCCAGCCAACCTCAACCAATCGTCAGCAGGAATTATACGACCAATACCACGGCATCACAAAAAAACCGGCGGCTCCTGCCACGCCTGTTCAGCAACCCACGCGCCAGCCGAGTCGGCCTGCTGAGCCGCCTAAACCACAGCCTGTCGAAGACATGGCAAGTCGGCAACCACAGGCAGCACCCCGCTCGTCGGATGGCAGCGCGTCGGGTGTTCGGATTGGCGTTCGGGGGGGTGTCACCTATCAAATTTTCACCGAAACCGTTACAGGCATTGAGCCGGGCGTGGGCTTCGTAGGTGGACTGGTACTGAATTTTGGAGCCGGTACGTTTTCGTTCCAGCCCGAAATTAACTATACCCGCTATGCTGCTACGGTAAAAATTCCCGACATCTTCACCGGACAGGTTATCACGACCAAAAATGCCGCCGACGTAGTTGAAATTCCGCTTCTGCTCAAAATAGCGTCGGGTACGGCAAACAGTACCCGCTTTTTTGTGAACGTGGGTCCCTACGCCAGCTATCTGCTCAATACAAGTGTCGACGGTAAAAATCAATCGCTCGATGGGCGGGAAGGCCGATTCAGCTTCGGTGCTGCGCTTGGTGTTGGAACTGCCTTAAAAACGGGGCCGGGCCACCTCACCGTTGAGGTGCGGGGTCTGTATCCGCTGGGTAATAGTGATGGTGGCTTTAGCACCGACAGCCGGGTCATCCCCGTTCAGGCTACACTTGGCTACGTATTTCCGCTGGGTGGCCGGTAA
- a CDS encoding S8 family peptidase → MNPRSFLRLIVAACLLLPLLTEAQLPIRNSRWRGTVLSPSDVPVFITFGRDTLLITTQAGNALVEAMEYRQQSDTLYVRKLVGSSPCGTGVMGRYRLAYLNSAEQFSLQPINDDCLERTDLLASKTPFARARPARQLPLNWPHLDPETDSIAGISLYRAYELLKGLPSVPVTVAVLDSGVDIAHEDLKDVIWANPNETPDNNIDDDRNGYADDYNGWNFMGAKDGTTYEYDQPEITQTYLLFRNKFDKANPAALSPAEKRQYDTYQRAKTLFLQRQRIDTVIAYNPSYNARRAVGDDPADPTERYYGSPTMRIGTSEQLAVHGSHVAGIIGAKRGNGRGIDGVADNVRIMPVSVVPANGDERDKDVANGIRYAVENGAKVINMSFGKRLSPFKEQIDAAIRFAEERDVLIVHAAGNNGENYDSLPSYPSARYENGQVAQNVLVVGNSSGRVGENLASRSSNYGPQTVDLFAPGSGIVSTTPNNGYAIFSGTSMAAPCVAGVAALLRSYFPNLTAIQVKEILLKSSYKPDVLVRKPGRSDEKIPFKSLSRSGGLLNAYGAVKTALAK, encoded by the coding sequence ATGAATCCACGCTCCTTTTTACGACTCATCGTCGCTGCCTGTCTCCTGCTGCCCCTACTGACTGAAGCGCAACTGCCCATCCGCAACTCTCGCTGGCGGGGCACCGTTCTTTCGCCGAGCGACGTGCCGGTGTTTATTACCTTTGGTCGCGACACGCTGTTGATTACAACTCAGGCCGGCAACGCGCTGGTGGAAGCAATGGAATACCGCCAGCAAAGCGATACGCTTTATGTGCGTAAGCTCGTTGGCAGCAGCCCCTGCGGTACGGGCGTAATGGGCCGTTACCGGCTGGCTTATCTGAACAGTGCTGAACAGTTTTCGCTCCAGCCCATCAACGACGATTGCCTTGAGCGAACAGACCTTCTCGCCAGTAAAACACCGTTTGCCCGCGCCCGACCTGCCCGCCAGCTCCCGCTCAACTGGCCTCACTTAGACCCCGAAACCGATTCCATTGCAGGCATTAGTCTCTACCGGGCTTATGAACTATTGAAAGGGCTGCCTTCGGTGCCAGTAACGGTAGCCGTACTCGATTCAGGCGTAGACATTGCCCACGAAGACCTGAAAGACGTGATCTGGGCAAACCCCAATGAGACACCCGATAACAACATCGACGACGATAGAAATGGCTACGCCGACGATTATAACGGCTGGAATTTTATGGGCGCGAAAGACGGAACCACCTACGAATACGACCAGCCCGAAATTACGCAGACCTACCTGCTGTTTCGCAATAAATTCGACAAAGCCAACCCGGCTGCACTAAGCCCAGCCGAGAAGCGGCAATACGACACCTATCAGCGGGCTAAAACCCTGTTTCTGCAACGGCAACGCATCGATACGGTTATTGCCTACAACCCCAGCTACAACGCCCGCCGGGCCGTGGGCGATGACCCAGCCGACCCCACCGAACGCTACTACGGTAGCCCAACTATGCGCATCGGCACGTCGGAGCAATTGGCTGTTCATGGCAGTCATGTAGCGGGCATTATCGGAGCCAAACGCGGCAACGGTCGTGGCATCGATGGCGTGGCCGACAATGTGCGTATTATGCCTGTGTCGGTTGTGCCCGCCAACGGCGACGAACGCGATAAAGACGTTGCCAACGGCATTCGCTATGCGGTTGAAAATGGCGCAAAAGTGATAAATATGAGCTTTGGCAAGCGGTTGTCGCCGTTTAAAGAACAAATCGACGCAGCCATTCGCTTTGCCGAAGAGCGCGACGTGCTGATTGTTCACGCGGCTGGCAACAACGGCGAAAACTACGACTCGCTGCCCTCCTACCCGTCGGCCCGCTATGAAAACGGGCAAGTAGCGCAAAATGTGCTCGTAGTGGGCAATAGCAGCGGGCGCGTTGGCGAAAATTTAGCCAGTCGCTCTTCGAATTACGGGCCGCAGACGGTCGATTTGTTTGCCCCAGGTTCGGGAATTGTGTCGACCACGCCGAACAACGGCTACGCTATTTTTTCGGGAACCAGCATGGCCGCGCCCTGCGTAGCCGGCGTAGCCGCTTTGTTACGGTCGTATTTTCCGAATTTAACAGCCATTCAGGTAAAAGAAATTCTGCTAAAAAGCAGTTATAAACCCGACGTACTGGTACGCAAACCTGGTCGGTCCGACGAAAAGATACCGTTTAAAAGCCTGAGCCGTTCGGGCGGGCTGTTGAACGCGTATGGTGCCGTGAAGACCGCTCTGGCAAAATAA
- a CDS encoding sulfite exporter TauE/SafE family protein, protein MDNQFAFLFCLFIVGFVYASVGHGGASGYLAMMALFGVAPVLMKPSALLLNLFVSTVSFAQFYRAGHFRWATFWPFAVLSVPLAFVGARIPLSDTVYRQLLAVCLLLVVVRLLWTVRGNEESVRPVPVGVGLLTGGVIGILSGMIGIGGGIILSPIMLIFRWARLKEVAATSALFIFVNSLSGLFGLLSKGYSPDPALYGWIGAAFAGGLLGGYFGSHRFNVPTLRYLLALGVSVACIKLIFT, encoded by the coding sequence GTGGATAACCAATTTGCTTTCCTGTTCTGTCTTTTTATTGTCGGGTTTGTGTACGCGTCGGTAGGCCACGGCGGAGCCAGTGGTTATTTAGCCATGATGGCTTTGTTTGGCGTAGCTCCAGTGCTGATGAAACCATCGGCTCTGTTGCTCAACCTGTTCGTATCGACGGTATCGTTCGCGCAGTTTTACCGGGCGGGGCATTTTCGGTGGGCTACCTTCTGGCCGTTTGCTGTGTTGAGCGTGCCGCTGGCATTTGTCGGTGCCAGAATTCCGCTGAGCGACACGGTTTATCGGCAACTACTGGCTGTGTGTCTGCTGCTGGTGGTGGTACGGCTGCTCTGGACAGTGCGCGGCAACGAAGAAAGCGTTCGGCCCGTTCCTGTTGGCGTGGGCTTGTTAACGGGTGGCGTCATTGGTATCCTGTCGGGTATGATTGGCATTGGCGGGGGTATCATTCTCAGCCCAATCATGCTGATATTCCGGTGGGCACGGCTGAAAGAAGTAGCGGCTACGTCGGCCCTGTTTATTTTCGTAAACTCGCTGTCGGGTTTGTTTGGGCTACTCAGCAAAGGCTACTCGCCCGACCCAGCCTTGTACGGCTGGATTGGCGCGGCTTTCGCGGGCGGGCTGCTGGGCGGGTATTTCGGTAGCCACCGGTTCAATGTGCCCACGCTGCGGTATTTGCTGGCATTGGGCGTGAGCGTAGCCTGCATAAAGTTGATTTTTACATAA
- a CDS encoding Uma2 family endonuclease, translated as MQTLTKPITYQEFREMEFEEQELSEFIFELIDGEIVPRNYPTASHQSALFELTMLIGNHVKANQLGRVLFAPFGVVLNDFDDVQPDLIFVSSARQEIIREDGVFGVPDLLVEIISPSSIKTDRGKKFRLYERMNVAEYWIVDINNRSIEVYQRQETGYELMSFAAETGAVESFVLTGLRVEVSGLFM; from the coding sequence ATGCAAACGCTCACGAAGCCGATTACGTACCAGGAGTTCAGAGAGATGGAGTTTGAGGAGCAGGAACTCAGCGAGTTTATTTTTGAACTTATCGACGGAGAAATCGTGCCCCGTAACTATCCAACTGCGTCCCATCAGAGTGCCCTTTTTGAATTAACTATGCTCATTGGCAATCATGTCAAAGCAAACCAGCTTGGGCGCGTCCTGTTCGCGCCCTTCGGCGTTGTGCTGAATGATTTTGATGATGTTCAGCCTGATTTAATTTTCGTCTCGTCGGCCAGACAGGAAATTATCCGGGAAGATGGTGTTTTCGGCGTACCTGACCTGCTCGTGGAAATCATCTCGCCCAGTTCGATAAAAACCGACCGGGGCAAAAAATTTCGGCTATATGAACGTATGAATGTGGCCGAATACTGGATTGTCGATATCAACAATCGCAGCATTGAGGTGTATCAGCGGCAGGAAACAGGCTACGAACTCATGTCGTTTGCCGCTGAAACCGGTGCTGTAGAGTCCTTTGTGCTAACGGGTTTACGGGTTGAGGTTAGTGGTTTGTTTATGTAA
- a CDS encoding MaoC family dehydratase, with protein sequence MKVGDTHSYSYRFSQDDVRTFAELTGDDNPLHLDPEFAATTPFKKPIMHGMLSASVFARVFGRDFGGSGGVHLSQMLEFVRPMYPDTDYEARFECRSIDTHRHTAEITCSVIDPATGKVTLRGTGVVFHKEMFV encoded by the coding sequence ATGAAAGTTGGCGATACACACAGCTATTCCTATCGTTTTTCGCAGGACGACGTTCGGACGTTTGCCGAACTGACCGGCGACGATAATCCGCTGCACCTCGACCCGGAGTTTGCAGCCACAACACCCTTCAAAAAGCCAATCATGCACGGCATGTTGAGCGCGAGCGTGTTTGCGCGGGTTTTTGGTCGAGATTTCGGCGGGTCGGGCGGTGTACATCTGTCGCAGATGCTGGAGTTTGTGCGGCCCATGTACCCCGATACCGACTACGAAGCCCGGTTCGAGTGCCGTAGCATCGACACCCACCGGCATACCGCCGAGATTACCTGCTCGGTCATAGACCCGGCCACGGGCAAAGTGACCCTGCGCGGTACAGGCGTTGTTTTCCACAAGGAAATGTTCGTATAA